One Lacipirellulaceae bacterium DNA window includes the following coding sequences:
- a CDS encoding EF-hand domain-containing protein produces the protein MELPDLDPADAAQQAVELYDKDDNQSLSKEELASCPGLLMSLKAYDLDSDESISEEEIKSRLKKLVEKAAALSRVTVTLKLNKKPLPGATIRFVPEPYLGEAIKSATGKTLKRGVASMAVADEELPDSQKGIRGIHPGTYRVEITHPEVEIPAKYNTNTTLGYETTPGNPYASFDLKSK, from the coding sequence TTGGAATTACCCGATCTTGACCCAGCAGACGCAGCTCAGCAAGCGGTTGAACTCTACGATAAGGATGACAATCAATCGCTTTCGAAGGAGGAATTGGCTAGCTGCCCAGGCTTGTTAATGAGCTTGAAAGCTTATGATCTTGATAGTGACGAGTCGATCTCCGAAGAAGAGATTAAGAGCAGGCTTAAAAAGTTAGTAGAGAAGGCTGCCGCACTTTCAAGGGTCACCGTCACGCTTAAGCTCAACAAGAAGCCGCTTCCCGGCGCGACCATTCGCTTTGTTCCAGAGCCGTATCTCGGGGAAGCGATCAAGAGCGCTACTGGAAAGACACTCAAGCGCGGTGTTGCTTCAATGGCCGTAGCTGACGAAGAATTGCCGGATTCGCAAAAAGGAATCCGTGGGATTCATCCCGGCACCTACCGCGTTGAGATTACTCATCCTGAAGTAGAGATCCCCGCTAAGTACAACACCAATACCACGCTCGGCTATGAAACGACGCCAGGGAACCCCTACGCTTCATTCGATCTGAAAAGCAAGTAG
- a CDS encoding carbohydrate kinase family protein codes for MDESKSIDCIVCGSCTVDILVRPFQLDQPVIGGRLYEVDPLRVETGGIVSNSGATFARLGLKTEAFTLIGDDEFGTIIRDRFQTFGVGTQGLSVHCREATSASVVMVDPSGERSFAHCVGAPRELDLAWFESHMSFFKQSRAVMLGYFSLMPKLEPDLPQVLGMLRQAGCLTILESAGSGGSLDDLAPSLAEVDIYLPSEEEARHQTGTDQPGEMIELFRARGARGTVGIKCGTQGSVISPVPGEVLTIDCIEAPGAVVDTTGAGDAFLAGYVAGILKELSPSHAGRLAAAAGACCVTGLGASAGLRDYQETAQLAGL; via the coding sequence TTGGACGAATCCAAATCCATCGATTGCATCGTTTGCGGTTCCTGCACCGTCGATATCCTGGTTCGTCCGTTTCAACTGGACCAACCAGTCATCGGCGGTCGACTTTACGAGGTCGACCCGCTGCGGGTGGAAACAGGCGGCATTGTCAGTAACTCGGGGGCGACCTTCGCGCGACTTGGTCTGAAGACAGAAGCTTTCACGCTCATCGGGGACGACGAATTCGGCACGATCATACGTGATCGCTTTCAGACTTTTGGGGTCGGCACACAAGGACTTTCTGTTCACTGTCGTGAAGCAACCAGCGCATCAGTGGTGATGGTCGATCCCTCAGGAGAGCGATCCTTCGCACATTGTGTTGGTGCGCCTCGGGAACTTGACCTCGCATGGTTCGAGAGTCACATGAGTTTTTTCAAGCAGAGCCGGGCGGTGATGCTCGGCTACTTCTCCCTCATGCCTAAGCTGGAACCGGACCTTCCGCAGGTCCTTGGGATGCTCCGTCAAGCGGGCTGCCTGACGATCCTGGAATCTGCCGGCAGTGGCGGAAGTCTCGATGATCTTGCTCCTTCGCTGGCGGAAGTCGATATTTACTTGCCGAGCGAGGAGGAAGCTCGTCACCAAACCGGAACAGATCAACCCGGTGAAATGATCGAATTGTTTCGAGCACGTGGAGCCCGGGGCACCGTAGGCATCAAATGCGGAACCCAAGGGTCCGTGATCAGCCCGGTTCCCGGCGAGGTACTAACGATCGACTGCATTGAGGCACCGGGCGCTGTCGTTGACACCACCGGTGCGGGAGATGCTTTTCTTGCTGGTTACGTGGCGGGTATTCTGAAAGAACTGAGCCCCAGCCATGCCGGCCGTCTCGCTGCGGCAGCGGGAGCCTGTTGTGTTACCGGCCTAGGAGCCTCCGCCGGACTGCGCGACTACCAGGAGACAGCGCAGCTTGCGGGGCTGTGA
- a CDS encoding site-specific integrase, with amino-acid sequence MSNASFLRPPKYRRHKAKGLAVVTLNGRDIYLGKYNSAASKQEYQRLVGEWLQGGGQLRDDRQTEITVSEVMAAYVRFARGYYRKNGKPTREYEMIVESCKLIKPLYGRCRAVDFGPLSLKAVRQVMIGLDHSRRYINKNVDRVKRMFKWAAAEEMIPASIPQALSMVTGLRKGRTEARENPPVLPVDDSVVDATLAHLPEVVADMVRFQRATGCRPNEVCQLRPCDVDRGGDVWTYRPESHKTEHHGKTRVILCGPKAQAILLKYLARDAQAYCFRPCDSEAKRRASKHATRITPQATGNRPGTNRKRKAKCKAGEMYSTDSYRRAIHRACDKHDIEKWAPNRLRHTAATEIRREFGLEAAQVILGHSSADVTQVYAERDLAKGIEVVRKIG; translated from the coding sequence ATGTCGAACGCTTCTTTCTTGCGCCCACCTAAATACCGTCGCCACAAAGCCAAAGGCTTGGCGGTCGTCACCCTGAATGGCCGTGACATCTATCTGGGCAAATACAATTCCGCGGCCAGCAAACAAGAGTACCAGCGGCTCGTAGGTGAGTGGCTTCAAGGCGGCGGGCAGCTTCGCGATGATCGGCAAACTGAGATTACTGTGAGTGAAGTCATGGCAGCCTATGTTCGCTTTGCCCGTGGCTATTACCGCAAGAACGGCAAGCCAACCCGTGAATACGAGATGATCGTCGAGAGCTGCAAGCTGATTAAGCCCCTCTATGGGCGCTGCCGTGCCGTGGATTTCGGGCCATTGTCGCTCAAGGCCGTTCGGCAAGTGATGATTGGGCTGGATCATTCCCGTAGGTATATCAACAAGAACGTGGACCGCGTGAAACGTATGTTTAAGTGGGCGGCGGCTGAGGAGATGATTCCCGCCAGCATCCCACAAGCCTTGTCGATGGTGACAGGGCTACGCAAGGGACGCACTGAAGCACGAGAGAATCCACCCGTGTTGCCGGTCGATGATTCCGTCGTCGATGCTACGCTAGCCCACTTGCCCGAAGTGGTAGCCGATATGGTGAGATTTCAGCGCGCAACAGGCTGTCGGCCTAATGAGGTTTGCCAGTTGCGACCGTGTGACGTGGATCGTGGCGGGGACGTGTGGACCTACCGTCCTGAGTCGCACAAGACTGAGCATCACGGCAAGACCCGGGTGATTCTCTGCGGGCCTAAGGCGCAAGCGATTCTCTTGAAGTACCTGGCCCGCGACGCACAAGCCTACTGTTTTCGCCCTTGCGATAGTGAAGCGAAACGGCGAGCGTCAAAACATGCTACCAGAATAACGCCTCAAGCTACCGGCAACCGACCGGGCACGAATCGCAAGCGGAAGGCCAAATGCAAAGCGGGGGAGATGTACTCCACGGATAGCTACCGTCGAGCAATTCACCGGGCTTGCGACAAGCACGACATCGAGAAGTGGGCACCTAATCGCCTCCGCCATACCGCGGCCACTGAAATCCGTCGTGAGTTTGGTCTAGAGGCCGCCCAAGTGATCCTCGGGCATAGCTCTGCCGACGTGACACAAGTATATGCGGAGCGTGATCTGGCCAAGGGGATCGAAGTGGTGCGCAAGATTGGCTGA
- a CDS encoding ASPIC/UnbV domain-containing protein, producing the protein MSNASATSAASDQRTSMGSVLHDMVRRGRSFSGRERNCAFLNLGAGKFADVSSVSGFDFPDDGRAVARCDWDGDGDLDFWLANRSGPQVRFLQNRLATDNHFLSLKLRGETCNRDAIGARVEIQLGDEVATTLIKTLRAGEGFLTQSSKQVHFGLGANQAKVKVTVHWPGGEREEFGDLNVDQHYLIVEGTGKPEIAPIQKVEIAPSKPESPAANETRTGSVVSGAQLPVPQLSYVTVDGHEKTLNASGDKRYLLVNLWASWCRPCLVELKEFERHADELRAAQIEVAALSVDQLDSKGTSSAKAASNLLRTLKLPGVSGWATSETAETLRLVQENLFDFHQPMSLPTNILIDPQGRLAILYRGPVSVEQLLQDVERLEGSEPHEGLPFPGRWRSPQTQLSPFDLVWNLVESGHLNQAITYINDNYPLLESHYNMPKLLTLVGNSELAGGKANEAVRYYRSALKLDRSYSDAQNNLAWILSTHPDDSLRNGEEALRYAEAALRQGRGNLISMLDTLAAALAENGMFDQAVRAASKAVEMAEKERLQVQANQIRSRLKMYKKSQPYRSE; encoded by the coding sequence GTGAGCAACGCTTCAGCAACAAGCGCTGCGAGCGATCAGCGTACGTCGATGGGGAGCGTTCTGCACGACATGGTCCGTCGCGGGCGATCGTTTAGCGGACGGGAACGCAACTGTGCTTTCTTGAATCTCGGCGCCGGGAAATTTGCTGACGTCTCGTCGGTTAGCGGGTTTGATTTCCCTGATGATGGACGCGCCGTTGCTCGCTGCGATTGGGATGGGGACGGCGATCTCGATTTCTGGCTAGCCAATCGCAGTGGTCCACAAGTCCGCTTTCTGCAGAATCGCCTCGCCACGGACAACCATTTTTTATCCCTGAAGCTTCGAGGCGAAACCTGTAATCGCGACGCGATCGGCGCGCGGGTGGAAATTCAGTTGGGTGACGAGGTAGCGACGACGCTGATCAAGACGCTCCGCGCGGGCGAAGGTTTCCTCACCCAATCAAGCAAGCAGGTTCACTTCGGGCTGGGTGCCAATCAAGCGAAGGTTAAGGTAACTGTGCACTGGCCAGGTGGCGAACGAGAAGAGTTTGGTGACTTGAATGTCGACCAGCACTACCTGATTGTTGAAGGAACTGGCAAGCCAGAGATCGCCCCAATCCAGAAAGTAGAGATTGCACCATCGAAACCAGAATCGCCAGCAGCGAATGAAACTCGTACGGGGAGTGTTGTCTCGGGGGCACAACTTCCGGTACCTCAGCTTTCTTATGTAACAGTCGACGGCCACGAGAAAACACTGAATGCTAGCGGCGATAAGCGGTACCTCTTAGTCAACTTGTGGGCCAGTTGGTGCCGTCCTTGTTTGGTCGAACTCAAGGAGTTCGAAAGACACGCCGACGAACTTCGTGCTGCCCAAATTGAAGTCGCAGCCCTGTCGGTTGATCAGTTAGATTCAAAAGGTACTTCGTCTGCGAAAGCGGCGAGCAATCTACTCCGCACGCTCAAGCTTCCAGGTGTCTCCGGTTGGGCGACATCCGAGACGGCTGAAACGCTACGCCTTGTGCAAGAGAACCTGTTCGACTTTCATCAGCCGATGTCTCTGCCGACGAACATCCTGATCGATCCGCAAGGGCGGCTCGCAATTCTTTATCGAGGCCCTGTTTCAGTCGAGCAGCTACTTCAAGATGTAGAACGTCTCGAGGGGAGCGAGCCTCATGAGGGGCTGCCGTTCCCAGGTCGTTGGCGGTCACCCCAAACGCAGCTCAGTCCGTTCGACTTGGTTTGGAATCTTGTCGAGAGTGGCCATCTGAATCAAGCGATCACTTATATCAACGACAATTACCCACTGCTGGAAAGCCATTACAATATGCCAAAGTTGCTAACGCTTGTTGGTAATTCCGAGCTTGCGGGCGGGAAAGCAAATGAGGCGGTGCGCTACTATCGTTCCGCTTTGAAGCTGGATCGCAGTTACTCCGACGCTCAAAACAACCTCGCCTGGATTCTCTCAACGCACCCGGACGACAGCCTACGCAACGGCGAGGAGGCCCTACGCTATGCTGAAGCTGCGCTTCGACAGGGAAGAGGGAACCTGATTTCAATGCTTGATACCTTAGCTGCGGCATTAGCAGAGAACGGCATGTTCGACCAGGCAGTCCGCGCAGCAAGCAAGGCTGTAGAAATGGCCGAGAAAGAGAGATTGCAGGTTCAGGCGAATCAAATCCGTTCGCGGCTGAAAATGTACAAGAAGAGTCAGCCTTATCGCTCGGAATAG
- a CDS encoding DUF1580 domain-containing protein — translation MRLESFTVVILPDETLLPLGAAVEKATGDRPHPSTLHRWRLRGVSGVKLPTVKVGGRRKTSIEAVRRFIEATTAAADGGSLPKPRTNRQREAAIAAAERELEAATN, via the coding sequence ATGCGACTCGAATCTTTCACGGTTGTCATCCTCCCCGATGAAACCCTCCTCCCCCTCGGGGCGGCGGTCGAGAAAGCCACTGGCGACCGGCCCCATCCTTCGACCCTTCATCGCTGGCGACTGCGCGGCGTGAGCGGCGTGAAACTGCCCACCGTAAAAGTGGGCGGACGACGCAAGACCAGCATCGAAGCGGTCCGCCGATTCATCGAAGCCACCACGGCGGCGGCTGACGGGGGATCCCTGCCCAAGCCCCGCACGAATCGCCAACGCGAAGCGGCCATTGCCGCGGCTGAGCGTGAGTTGGAAGCGGCTACGAACTGA
- a CDS encoding DUF4185 domain-containing protein has product MKHASLLRRDFFRRMGLGACSLSPACGLLASRVFGADQAKSELVESVRDLGPQFLDNPLNITGQDGATSCELPSGDSLWLFGDTIEGPFKSIRGHDLTDVLSNTASIIPKQDFSEGIKKFRYLTADGDSRARQVIAFDKTEDRAKHRLWPIHSTCVGDSIYAFYHKITMDAERDVFETFELNGMGIARANVGEFCFERLQAPDGTKEFWKGDQPGFGVFLEQLPDGYLYLWGCFWTGMFLVRTRPNSLENLDSYEYLIEAPTLAQPNRKARWSPKFENAAVLFDNVPNELSVSYNPYLKQHVAIHVLGRDNRLAIRTAPQIVGPWSKPEVFHIAPRQSDADLFTAAKEHPEMRTSGGRTLYVTYVNSANYIPTLLEVTLK; this is encoded by the coding sequence ATGAAACACGCGAGCCTCCTCCGCCGTGATTTTTTTCGTCGCATGGGCCTCGGAGCCTGTTCGCTCAGCCCCGCTTGCGGACTGTTAGCAAGCAGGGTATTCGGGGCCGACCAGGCGAAAAGCGAACTCGTTGAATCGGTGCGGGACCTCGGCCCACAGTTCCTAGACAACCCGCTAAACATCACGGGGCAAGATGGGGCAACCTCTTGTGAATTGCCTTCGGGAGACAGCCTGTGGCTTTTTGGTGATACCATCGAGGGCCCCTTTAAAAGCATCCGCGGTCATGACCTGACCGATGTGCTTTCCAACACGGCCTCGATTATTCCAAAGCAAGATTTCTCAGAGGGCATCAAGAAGTTTCGCTACCTGACCGCAGACGGCGATTCGAGAGCCCGCCAAGTTATCGCGTTCGACAAAACGGAAGATCGCGCTAAGCACCGCCTTTGGCCGATCCATAGCACCTGCGTTGGAGATTCGATCTATGCGTTTTATCACAAGATTACGATGGATGCCGAGCGTGATGTTTTTGAGACTTTCGAGCTCAATGGAATGGGAATCGCTCGGGCGAATGTTGGCGAGTTTTGCTTTGAACGGCTACAAGCTCCCGATGGGACGAAAGAGTTTTGGAAAGGCGACCAGCCTGGGTTTGGCGTGTTTCTCGAACAACTTCCAGATGGATACTTGTATCTGTGGGGCTGTTTTTGGACCGGGATGTTCCTGGTGAGGACGCGTCCCAATTCGCTTGAGAACCTCGACAGTTATGAATACTTGATTGAGGCCCCCACGCTCGCTCAACCGAATCGGAAGGCACGTTGGTCCCCAAAGTTCGAGAACGCCGCTGTCCTCTTCGATAATGTTCCCAATGAGCTTTCCGTATCGTACAACCCTTACCTCAAACAGCATGTCGCAATTCACGTATTGGGGCGTGACAATCGATTGGCTATCCGCACTGCACCGCAAATTGTTGGCCCCTGGAGTAAGCCCGAGGTGTTTCACATAGCTCCTCGCCAAAGCGACGCGGACCTTTTTACAGCCGCCAAGGAGCACCCCGAAATGCGCACTTCAGGCGGGAGAACCCTGTACGTCACCTACGTCAACTCAGCGAATTACATCCCCACACTGCTTGAAGTCACCTTGAAATAA
- a CDS encoding DUF1559 domain-containing protein yields the protein MSSVHVSGKRAFTLVELLVVIAIIGVLVGLLLPAVQAAREAARRAQCLNHLKQMGLGAANHESTHQILPGSGWAPWTTGDPDRGVGRGQPGSWVYQLLPFVEQQAVYELPSDGDPDNITVQQREGAARLQQTPLATFNCPSRRASVNYPWDTNLSAFFRVRNSNHVEEKAHSDYAANAGDAFPDEGAGGGLSFFFQESECGFPANQFTLVLPPRPSGGNYDIEDTFCWPSLDTQTGVCFLGAEIGIKNITDGTSNTILYGEKYVEADQYETGSDGGDNQCMYNGWDWDVNRWGGGSRIDPSVNPTLIGEAKPDRANDENFYSWGSAHAGVFNVTYCDGSVSSLSFDIDRAILANLCNRYDGQVSGREN from the coding sequence ATGTCCTCCGTCCACGTATCAGGTAAGCGGGCGTTTACGCTTGTTGAACTACTCGTTGTGATTGCCATCATCGGCGTGCTTGTTGGGCTCCTTCTCCCGGCCGTCCAAGCAGCCCGCGAGGCTGCCCGTCGTGCGCAGTGTCTGAATCATTTGAAACAGATGGGCCTCGGGGCAGCAAACCACGAGTCGACACACCAGATTTTACCCGGATCAGGGTGGGCTCCTTGGACCACTGGCGATCCTGACAGGGGAGTAGGGCGGGGGCAGCCGGGTAGCTGGGTATATCAACTGCTGCCATTCGTAGAGCAGCAAGCTGTCTACGAACTTCCCTCTGATGGAGACCCCGACAACATCACTGTGCAACAACGCGAGGGTGCTGCGCGTCTTCAGCAGACTCCCCTTGCAACCTTTAATTGCCCATCGCGTCGGGCTTCGGTGAATTACCCTTGGGATACAAATCTTTCCGCCTTTTTCCGGGTTCGGAATTCAAATCATGTTGAGGAAAAAGCACACAGCGACTACGCTGCGAACGCGGGCGACGCATTTCCTGACGAAGGTGCCGGTGGTGGACTGAGTTTCTTCTTCCAGGAATCAGAATGTGGTTTTCCTGCGAATCAATTCACACTTGTGCTTCCTCCTCGACCATCGGGAGGTAACTACGATATCGAAGATACCTTTTGTTGGCCTTCGCTCGATACGCAAACAGGTGTTTGCTTTCTCGGAGCTGAAATAGGAATCAAGAACATTACCGATGGTACTTCGAATACGATCCTCTACGGTGAAAAGTACGTTGAGGCTGACCAGTATGAAACAGGCTCCGACGGGGGGGATAATCAGTGTATGTACAACGGCTGGGACTGGGACGTGAATCGATGGGGAGGTGGATCTCGAATCGATCCTTCGGTCAATCCAACCTTGATCGGCGAGGCAAAGCCTGACCGTGCCAATGATGAAAACTTCTATAGCTGGGGAAGCGCTCATGCGGGGGTCTTCAACGTGACCTATTGCGATGGTTCGGTTTCCTCCTTAAGTTTCGATATCGACCGTGCGATCCTAGCGAACCTTTGTAATCGCTACGATGGGCAGGTCAGCGGCAGAGAAAATTGA
- a CDS encoding DUF3987 domain-containing protein, with the protein MDVIELIEQAEADGVKLQASGGQLQIEAPKSKRHWLEKLSPLKSELVAHLDGNGNTSSPEPEEVSLPLPAYEPFPVNTLPAVVADYVKAAAAAIGCDASFVALPLLCSLARAIGNSRVIRLKRTWTEPSILWAAIVGKSGTHKTPSLNSALKFLETKQADSIAKHKQALQDHERDLAQYERDYATWKRSKSDDLPPWKPEPPICNRYLTSDCTIEALTALLAGQFDGLLVARDELAGWLHGIAEYKGGKGSDLGHWLAVWSAGALTVDRKSGPIRMMHVPRAAVSLVGGVQPGVLRTAIGREHMQDGLCARLLLAMPRPRPVVWTDETVSPEVEQRMAEVFDRLCELEPAGAASLDDEYEGEVPEPEPFPLDLTPEAKAVWVEYFNRHRAELADLDDDLAAAWSKLEAYTARLALVFQLCTWATGDAAAGHAIDQLSIEAAIELTDWFGNEAKRVYGMFNDSPEERAERELVELIERRGGAMTPRDLAHASRQYRKPGEAEAALEKLAGRGLGTWQVESTAGRPKRCFLLDDNKPTIANHRTAEHHHHCNGHTGNGNKSPTNTG; encoded by the coding sequence ATGGACGTTATAGAGTTGATCGAGCAAGCCGAGGCCGACGGCGTGAAGCTACAAGCCTCGGGCGGGCAATTGCAGATCGAAGCCCCCAAGTCGAAACGCCACTGGCTGGAAAAACTGAGCCCACTGAAAAGTGAACTGGTGGCACACCTCGACGGCAACGGTAACACAAGCTCGCCCGAGCCCGAGGAGGTTTCGTTACCGTTACCAGCGTATGAGCCCTTCCCGGTGAACACGTTGCCCGCGGTGGTAGCCGATTACGTGAAGGCAGCGGCGGCTGCCATCGGTTGCGATGCTTCGTTCGTGGCCCTTCCGCTGTTGTGTTCACTCGCCCGCGCGATCGGCAACAGTCGGGTGATTCGCCTCAAACGGACGTGGACCGAACCGTCGATTCTCTGGGCGGCCATCGTCGGCAAGAGCGGAACCCACAAGACGCCCTCCCTCAACTCCGCGCTGAAGTTCCTCGAAACCAAGCAAGCGGATTCCATCGCCAAGCATAAGCAAGCCTTGCAGGACCATGAGCGTGATCTGGCCCAATACGAACGCGACTATGCCACCTGGAAGCGGAGCAAGAGCGACGACCTCCCCCCGTGGAAGCCCGAGCCGCCGATCTGCAATCGTTACCTCACCAGCGATTGCACGATCGAGGCGCTGACCGCTTTGCTAGCTGGGCAGTTTGACGGTTTGCTTGTCGCCCGCGATGAACTGGCCGGGTGGTTGCACGGCATCGCGGAGTACAAGGGCGGCAAGGGGAGCGACCTCGGCCACTGGCTGGCCGTGTGGAGTGCGGGTGCTTTAACCGTGGATCGGAAAAGCGGACCGATCCGCATGATGCATGTACCGCGGGCCGCCGTCTCCCTGGTGGGCGGCGTGCAACCGGGCGTGTTGCGAACGGCCATCGGACGTGAACACATGCAGGACGGGCTCTGTGCACGGCTGCTACTGGCGATGCCCCGACCTCGACCGGTGGTGTGGACCGACGAAACCGTCTCGCCCGAAGTCGAGCAACGCATGGCCGAAGTGTTTGACCGGCTTTGTGAGTTGGAACCGGCTGGGGCTGCAAGCCTCGATGATGAATACGAAGGGGAAGTACCAGAACCCGAGCCCTTCCCCCTGGACCTCACGCCCGAGGCAAAAGCCGTGTGGGTGGAATACTTCAATCGCCACCGTGCGGAGCTGGCCGACCTCGACGACGATCTGGCCGCTGCCTGGAGCAAGCTCGAAGCGTACACGGCCCGGCTCGCTCTCGTCTTTCAACTTTGCACATGGGCCACCGGTGATGCGGCTGCCGGGCATGCGATCGACCAGCTTTCCATCGAGGCGGCCATCGAGCTAACTGACTGGTTTGGCAATGAGGCCAAGCGAGTCTATGGCATGTTCAACGATTCGCCCGAGGAGCGTGCCGAGCGGGAATTGGTCGAGTTGATCGAACGTCGCGGCGGAGCGATGACACCGCGGGACCTGGCTCATGCCTCACGGCAGTACCGCAAGCCGGGAGAAGCCGAGGCCGCCCTGGAGAAGCTCGCGGGGCGGGGACTAGGAACATGGCAAGTGGAATCGACCGCGGGCCGACCGAAGCGCTGCTTCCTCCTCGACGACAACAAACCGACCATCGCAAACCATCGCACGGCTGAGCATCACCACCACTGCAACGGCCATACCGGTAACGGTAACAAAAGCCCCACAAACACGGGCTAG
- a CDS encoding VCBS repeat-containing protein translates to MSQSRKKRGAKSREESSHAVKKQRHTPDATTSPSWPNLRGKAFLGVALALVVGCFLIWFLQAEEPEGERAGQPESSPQTNNGKSQIIAEIASLTTSADQQQSQLTRARLDPSRDGWETEVVAELAKSYLKKIAKLPVQGSEDSSIAEDIRFNSLRPEDLLEADSQASASDQIVVLRSAKDDDKELNYQGRAAFLRSLAALADVYSKPAKRHLHIKVIRVSLEGDSASTVAYFEADGHSNVGRIQQRATWHCDWKRLSGKSLQLTSLRAADYEEVLTSGTWMVDSTEEVLASNVSYQKQLRHGLNHWLTRLERIRGMHVFARNGLALGDVNGDGLDDVYVCQPGGLPNRLYIHQADGTALDRSREAGVDWLEQTSSALFLDLDNDGDQDLAAATVAGVLLMENDGTGKFQLRKTLATNDTDTQSFSAADYDNDGDLDLYVCIEFARQLTLQYQSDESFVYHDANDGAANILFRNDVTAGEWQFTDVTKQVGLDVDNRRHSLACAWEDFDNDGDQDLYVANDYGKNCLYRNTEGQFENIAAAANAVDSASGMSVSWGDYNRDGFMDLYVANMFSSAGNRITTQEQFRSGGNPSLRNVYSRFSKGNTLLQNMGEGTFEDVGATAGVEMGRWAWSSVFADLNNDAWDDLLVANGYITTEDTGDL, encoded by the coding sequence ATGTCTCAATCAAGGAAAAAGCGAGGGGCGAAGTCGCGCGAAGAATCGAGTCATGCGGTCAAGAAGCAACGCCACACGCCCGACGCTACGACATCACCATCGTGGCCTAATCTAAGAGGTAAAGCCTTCCTCGGCGTTGCCCTTGCTCTAGTCGTCGGATGCTTTCTCATTTGGTTTTTGCAGGCCGAAGAACCTGAGGGTGAACGGGCTGGGCAACCAGAGAGTTCACCCCAAACAAACAACGGCAAGTCGCAGATAATCGCAGAGATCGCCAGTCTCACGACTTCAGCAGATCAGCAACAGAGCCAACTCACCCGAGCGCGGCTCGACCCGAGCCGCGATGGCTGGGAGACGGAAGTTGTGGCCGAATTGGCGAAGTCCTACTTAAAGAAGATTGCGAAGTTGCCCGTACAAGGATCAGAAGACTCTTCTATCGCTGAGGACATTAGGTTCAACTCGCTACGCCCTGAGGATCTTCTTGAAGCTGACAGCCAAGCTTCAGCTTCAGATCAGATCGTCGTCCTGAGGTCGGCGAAAGATGACGATAAGGAATTGAATTATCAGGGTAGGGCAGCATTCTTGAGATCGCTCGCTGCACTCGCAGACGTTTACTCAAAGCCTGCCAAGAGACACCTTCATATCAAGGTCATTCGTGTCTCTTTAGAGGGCGATTCGGCCTCTACTGTGGCGTACTTTGAGGCAGATGGCCACTCGAATGTTGGGCGAATTCAACAACGAGCCACTTGGCACTGCGACTGGAAACGCCTCTCAGGCAAGAGTTTGCAGCTCACGTCACTGCGGGCTGCCGATTACGAAGAGGTCCTCACGAGTGGTACCTGGATGGTCGACAGTACCGAGGAGGTTTTGGCGAGCAATGTATCCTATCAAAAGCAACTGCGACACGGGCTCAACCATTGGCTAACTCGACTTGAACGCATCAGGGGCATGCATGTGTTCGCACGTAACGGGCTTGCCCTCGGGGATGTCAACGGGGATGGCCTCGACGATGTCTACGTCTGTCAGCCGGGCGGTCTGCCCAATCGGCTTTATATTCATCAAGCGGACGGAACGGCTCTCGATCGGTCCCGCGAAGCGGGTGTGGACTGGCTGGAGCAGACCAGTAGCGCACTGTTTCTCGATCTGGATAACGATGGCGATCAGGACCTAGCCGCAGCAACCGTAGCGGGAGTGCTCCTGATGGAAAACGACGGCACGGGCAAGTTTCAATTGCGCAAGACGCTCGCCACGAACGACACGGATACGCAGTCTTTCTCTGCCGCTGACTATGACAATGACGGCGATCTCGATCTCTACGTGTGCATCGAATTCGCTCGTCAACTGACATTGCAGTATCAATCTGACGAATCCTTCGTTTATCACGATGCTAATGACGGGGCAGCGAACATTCTCTTTCGTAACGACGTCACAGCCGGAGAGTGGCAATTCACTGACGTTACCAAGCAAGTTGGGCTCGACGTCGACAATCGTCGCCATAGCCTTGCTTGCGCTTGGGAAGACTTTGACAACGACGGCGATCAAGACCTCTATGTTGCGAACGACTACGGCAAGAATTGCCTCTACCGCAATACTGAGGGCCAATTTGAGAATATCGCCGCGGCCGCCAACGCCGTCGATTCTGCTTCAGGCATGTCGGTAAGTTGGGGGGACTACAACCGCGATGGATTCATGGATCTGTATGTCGCCAACATGTTCTCCTCGGCGGGGAACCGGATCACAACTCAAGAACAATTTCGCTCCGGTGGCAATCCTAGCTTGCGAAATGTTTACTCCCGCTTCTCAAAGGGGAACACGCTTCTGCAAAACATGGGCGAGGGCACATTCGAAGATGTTGGCGCAACCGCCGGTGTTGAGATGGGGCGTTGGGCTTGGAGCAGCGTTTTTGCTGACCTGAATAACGATGCGTGGGACGATTTGCTGGTCGCCAACGGCTACATTACCACCGAGGACACGGGAGACTTGTGA